The stretch of DNA AGCGCTTTGTTGCTTCCCACCAAAAAGCCCGGTCTATTATCGAAAGTGGTGTTTTAGGTAAGATTTATAGCTTTCGTACGGCATTTGGCCATGGGGGGCCGGAAGGCTGGAGTGTGGATGGAACAAACAGCTGGTTTTTCAAAAAAGAGCTTGCGTTTATCGGGGCAATGGGTGACCTTGGTGTTCATAAAACCGACTTGCTTCGCTATTTGCTCGGAGAAGAATTTGTAGAAGTGGCAGCATTTGTCGAGGGCTCGGCCAAGGAAAATTCTACAGTCGATGATAATGCTGTTTGTGTCCTAAAATCGGAAAGCGGTGTAATTGGAACATTAGCCGCAAGCTGGGCGTACAACGGCGGTGAAGACAATTCTACTGTCTTTTACGCAGAAAATGGCATCATGCGTTTGGAAGATGACCCGAATTATTCACTCATTATTCAATATAAAAATGGCAACAGTGAACGTCACAGCCTCGGTGCAATTCAGTCAAATGAAGAAGGTAAACAAACAAATTCTCGTGTGGTAGAGCAATTTATTAACAGCATTTTGGAGGATACAACTCCGCCTGTCTGCGGGAATGAAGGCAAAAAGTCATTGCAGGTGATCTTAGCTGCACTGGAATCAAGTGAATCAAAGCGAACTGTCCGTATTTAATCAAAGAGGTGACAAACATGACAAAACTGAGAATCGGCGTTTTAGGTACAGGGGGCATTGCAACAGAGCGGCATATTCCGGCTTTTAAACATGTGAAAGAAGCGGAAATCACGGCCGTAATGGATGTAAACGAGGAGAGGGCGAGAGAAACAGCCGAAAAATTTGGGATTGAGCACGTCTGCAAGAGCCTGGAAGAAATGCTTGAGAAAATTGACGCGCTGATTATCGCTACTCCAAATAAATTTCATGCTCCAGCCGCCGTACAGGCACTAAATGCCGGTGTTCATGTCATGTGTGAAAAGCCGATGGCATTGAATACAAAAGAGTGTGAGGAAATGGTTGCCGCAGCTGAAAAGTCAAAAAAGGTACTGCTTATTGCTTATCACTGGCGCTTTTTAAAAGAATCACGGGCGGCTAAACGGCTGATTGACAGCGGCGAAATTGGTCAGCCACTTGTGATTCGCATTAAATCCATGCGGCGCCGTAAAGTACCAGGCTGGGGTGTATTTACAAATCGCGAACTTCAAGGAGGCGGCGCGCTGATCGACTATGGCTGCCACTTGCTTGATTTGGCAATGTGGCTGACCGGCAGTTCAAAACCGTTTGAAGTGAGCGGCGCTACTTTTAAC from Domibacillus sp. DTU_2020_1001157_1_SI_ALB_TIR_016 encodes:
- a CDS encoding Gfo/Idh/MocA family oxidoreductase, whose protein sequence is MGKIKVGVIGCGSIAQHRHIPEYVANEHVQVTAFCDVKEERAQKYAEHFNAKAYTSYEELLKDGDVDAISVCTPNVLHAPITIAALQAGKHVLCEKPMATSKKEAEAMIEAAEKSGKKLMIAHNQRFVASHQKARSIIESGVLGKIYSFRTAFGHGGPEGWSVDGTNSWFFKKELAFIGAMGDLGVHKTDLLRYLLGEEFVEVAAFVEGSAKENSTVDDNAVCVLKSESGVIGTLAASWAYNGGEDNSTVFYAENGIMRLEDDPNYSLIIQYKNGNSERHSLGAIQSNEEGKQTNSRVVEQFINSILEDTTPPVCGNEGKKSLQVILAALESSESKRTVRI
- a CDS encoding Gfo/Idh/MocA family protein, yielding MTKLRIGVLGTGGIATERHIPAFKHVKEAEITAVMDVNEERARETAEKFGIEHVCKSLEEMLEKIDALIIATPNKFHAPAAVQALNAGVHVMCEKPMALNTKECEEMVAAAEKSKKVLLIAYHWRFLKESRAAKRLIDSGEIGQPLVIRIKSMRRRKVPGWGVFTNRELQGGGALIDYGCHLLDLAMWLTGSSKPFEVSGATFNHLSMQKDMVNEWGTINPATFEVEDHATAFIRLENGAVVMFETSWAANIPKDEETISISGTKGGIDVFPLRLNKAEHGVLINSDIAWIPEEKPFAILQAEHFTSCCFGESTPLTNPEESMYVSSIIESVYESAKIGRSVKIR